One genomic segment of Scylla paramamosain isolate STU-SP2022 chromosome 11, ASM3559412v1, whole genome shotgun sequence includes these proteins:
- the LOC135104954 gene encoding uncharacterized protein LOC135104954 has product MTTRSAPSVWLLGHSEEEITGSQLPSNSRVFRHFFYHHLNVKCTKSESVNAVVEAVFSFWTEAQIPTTTLFYTKKKLKDLVTKYEGLKKNCQCNSEMQRMKEQMFCDDLDELFDVAHKDALIMMKNEEERDFLLSQHGDHSQSSMAGVDMDHSKSLEKKKKRNEEHERKKKSEAEKRATFKAISSLTLDASSSSSGSSTDESFRIHNPPKRMKSNALSASPSITKNVFLKPEVTAALDRTGVSHRKAMHQLGAQAKSTGIDLEQITLSLSTTYRYRKNCKEAATGIKVDITTSLPHEFFHLSFYIGMESYCLT; this is encoded by the coding sequence ATGACTACACGTAGTGCACCATCAGTTTGGCTCCTTGGACATTCTGAGGAAGAGATAACTGGGTCCCAACTCCCATCAAACAGCCGAGTCTTTCGTCACTTCTTTTATCATCACCTCAACGTGAAGTGCACAAAGTCCGAGAGCGTGAATGCGGTTGTGGAAGCAGTTTTTTCGTTCTGGACGGAGGCCCAAATCCCTACAACAACACTGTTTTACACTAAAAAGAAGCTTAAAGACCTCGTTACGAAGTACGAAGGTCTCAAGAAGAATTGTCAGTGTAATTCAGAGATGCAACGCATGAAGGAACAAATGTTTTGTGATGACTTAGATGAACTCTTCGATGTTGCTCACAAAGATGCGCTGattatgatgaaaaatgaagaagaaagagacttCTTGTTGAGCCAACATGGGGATCATTCCCAGTCAAGCATGGCAGGAGTTGACATGGATCATTCGAAGTCtcttgagaagaaaaagaaaagaaatgaagaacatgaacgaaagaagaaatCTGAGGCAGAAAAACGAGCAACCTTTAAAGCCATTAGCTCATTGACACTAGATGCTTCCAGTTCGTCTTCAGGGTCCTCTACAGATGAGTCCTTTCGAATTCACAACCCTCCCAAAAGAATGAAGTCGAATGCACTGTCTGCAAGTCCATCAATTACCAAGAACGTCTTCTTGAAACCTGAGGTCACGGCGGCTCTGGATCGTACTGGGGTGTCTCACAGGAAGGCGATGCACCAGCTGGGGGCTCAAGCAAAGTCTACTGGCATTGACTTAGAACAAATCACTTTGTCTCTGAGTACAACTTACCGGTACCGGAAGAACTGTAAAGAAGCAGCGACCGGCATCAAGGTTGACATAACGACAAGTCTTCCACATGAATTCTTCCACCTCTCATTCTACATTGGTATGGAAAGCTATTGCTTGACATAA